The nucleotide sequence gtAAAATTTGACCGGTAGTTGACATCTTCaaatcatatcatattatcaaaaaatcattatatatattttttgtattttatgcAAAAAAAgggtcaaaaggagggagagagaggaggaagcaaGCAAATTCTTTCTGATATACCCAAATCGCAACTCATCCCCAGAAGCCAAGCTAGTAGTATAAGAAGTGTTACAGGAACTAAACAACGACGGCCATAACAAAAAGAGGGAGATATGCCGAACGCTCATCCCACTCTCCCCGTGTCTGCCGTCCCAATGGAGCCGTCGTCGCCGCTCTCCAACCCCAACCCCTTCGCAGCCGCCGCCTCTTTTCTTCGTCACCACCTCTCCCGCCTTGGCTCCGACCTCTCCGCCGGCGTCGACCACGGTCGCCGCCTTGTCCGCGCGGTGGCCTCCCCGCCTCCCTTCGCGGCCACCTCGGTTGGGGCGTTGGCGCCCGAGCCCGCGCGCGCTGAGGGGAAGCGCGCCTTCGACCTCGCCCTCAGCCCGGAGTATGTGGCGAAAACGCTCGCCGGCACTGCGGTGTACACCGTCAGCAATTCCAACAACGAGTTCGTCCTCatttccgatcctaacaacagcCTCCGGTCGCTCGGGATCCTTTGCTTCCGGCAAGAAGACGCTCAAACCCTCCTCGCCCAGGTCCTTCCTCCTCTCTCCATTTTCCGTACCTTACCCTTTTGATTCCatttcttctcttgagattttTGATCTTATGTACATCTGAAAATTCGCTTGAAATTTGtactatatatattatttctgatTTTCCAGGTTCGGCTGCGACAGCCCATCTTGGGCAAGGGAGCAAGAGTCGTACCCATCACTCTTGATCAGGTTCTTCCATCAATTCTTGATTTAGGTTATGTTTACTGAAATAAAAATTCCTGGTTATACTACATAAATTAGTTGTTCTACGTGTATTTTCAGTCTTTGCACAAGAACATCATAAAGTTATTTGATTAAATGTCACAGAGAAAACTATACTGCCTCTTTAGAAATCTAGCCTTTTGTAAAGGTGGAACCACTACATTTCTTCCCTTCTCATACTTAACCATAGTAGCCATGAGATTCCAATATGTTCACTTGGTATTTTTTCAATTTTGTAGAATGAAGTGTAGTacttaaataatataattttatcttaTACATACTCATTAATGGATCTTTATTTTGGATTAAAAAATTATGGATTGTTGTGAGGGTGATGAACCTAGAAACTCAAATTAGTATTAATGAATTGATAACTTGCTTTCTGGAAGTGTACTATTTTCACATTACATTGTGGAGGCTCAAGACTTAACAATGATCCATGTTGTTTGCATGTGATTGTCTAACATTTAGGAATgtctttataagttttatgtatcAATTCCTTTATAAATTTGTCATGAAGTAATAGCAACTTATTGACTTTTTAGACTATCAGAATAGCATTACGTTTTGTTGAAACCAATGAAGGGAACTTCCCATCAACAAGTCTGGTGGATTGTTTAAAATCTTTGTGGTTGAATTGCAAATTTTTTAAGGGTTCTTACGAGTTATTATGTTAGACAAGAGCTACCATTCTGAATTTTCCGTATAACTGGACTATCCTATTTGTGCTTTTCATCCTGTTTATGCTTTTAacttgtattttcttttctttctatcaaATCTGAAGTTACACTGAATCGCTTATAATTTATTATCCATGATATTGTAGGTTTATATGCTAAAGGTCGAAGGAATTGCATTTCGTTTTTTACCTGATCCTCTTCAGATAAAGAATGCTCTAGCGGTATGATTTTTTGCCTCAGTTTTTGAGATAATTCTAAATTTAGCACATTATAGCATCAAAAATAAGTTGCATGAGGCTTTGTGTAAGATACACAATTTTGATACCCACGTTTTGTATCAAATGGTCTAATTTTTGTGCTTGGAAAATTATGTATTTTATTTCTATTGCTCATTGTGATAgcaatttttgaaaattttccttTGTTTGTCTCCTCTATATTCAATGATGATATTCTAAGGCATTTATCTTATATTCAGttttattaattttgttgtttACTTTCCAACCATTAGCTAGTGTGGAAGCAAGATTTGAAAGAGATTCTAGAGATGGTGAATCACCATTATAATAACTTTATGGATGTAATAATGTTTCATTTTTATTTcagtttttttatctttcttgttGGTTGTTTTGAGTATGCAGCTAGCTTTTGCTCATGTTTTATCAATCTTCTCCAAGTCCCTTGAAACTGTTAAATACTATAAACAGGATGATATCGGCCAAATTTCGATGGGTATGACTTGTACACACTATAAACCAACCGGTGTTCTTAGAATGCTGCCCAATATTCTTGTACTAGGCTTGAACCAGGTGGTATGTGTAAGGTCCATGACTCAGTCGTGGTTGGACTGGTAAATACTAGCCCTATTGTACTGAACCGgtcgaaattgcaaaccttgctaAGAATAAACCAAGTAAAATTAATTGATTGTAAAATTTAGActcttttcttttgttctctAGAAATTTTCTTTTGTAGTATAAACAGGATTCTAGTTAGTAGTATTGGATTATTTATTGACTTTGATGTGTCATTAAATGAAACTCTTTCCTTGTCTACCTGTCATGTTCTTCTCTCCCTTATAAAATCTATCTAGTATAAATAGGATTCTAGTTAGGAGTATTTGACTAAGTATTGAGTTTGATGTGTTATTAATGAAACTCTTTCCTTGTCTACCTGTCATGTCCTTCACTCCCTTTATAAAATCTATCCGGTCTTGCTTGCATCATGTGGTGCAAGATCCCATGCTTGCTTCGGTATGACTATATTTGGGAATGTTTTGGATACTGACACTCAGATTATGAATATATGATCGATGGAATCCTATTATGTAACCTTGTCCAGCTTCATTTTTATATGGAAACAGTTTCAGGCAGATACTATCAGATCCACTTCCAACTATGTTTGACcctgaattttaaattttttgtgaGATAATTGAACAAGTTGATGTGTTTCTCTTTGCATTTTCTAAAATGCACATAGGCTTTAAGAACAGAATTGAGATatctcacagaaaattcttataaTTTGCCTTTAGATGGTTTGCTTATTCTTGATAATTTTGTTCATTTCGTTTACCTATTTTTTATTGATGAATTCTGCTTAACAATGACTTTATCCGAGGTTTACTATACCGTAGCATGCCGCTCAGTACGGGTGATATGTACTTGTCCGACAGGTaaccggtatgggtggtacatcagTATATCCCCATGTAGCATATATCGGTATGCTTGGTATGGTTTGGTACAGCTTGGTACATATCATACCGATAGTTGATCGGTACATTGGTATGGACTAATAAGACGAACCATTTCTTTATCAACCATATAAATATTGAAAAATATGCATACTAAGTTATGCAAGTGCAATGTCTTATAGGATTTGTCTCTAACTTTAGTTTCACACTAGGATACTTGATTAGACCATTATTCTTTTGTTTGCCTTCAAATTCCTTTTGAAGATAATAGTTAGGAACTTAGGAATTAGACTTTGAACCACATGTCATATGCAGAATTTCTTATAATTGTTCTTTATTTTGTGAATTTGGTTCTGCAAAAGATGTCAATTCAAACTTTAAGAATTTTCAACCATTCAAAACGAACAAAAATCATAATTACTTCTCTTTATATGAAAGCTAAGCATAAGCAAAACAATATAATttatcatgaaagatataataggaAAAGAGTATCAATTAAAAACAACATTGTTAATGAACTTGATAATGCAAAATATAATACTTTAAGAGGAAGCAAAAAGAAGCCTTTTAAGGAAAGCAACTTTCAAATGTTTTGCATGTGGGATTATGTTGTGTTTGGAGGAACAGTTGCTCTATTGCAATGTTGCTCATCTGTAACCTAGGTAATCAAAATTCAAATCACTAAAATGGACTCTTTGCTTGCAGAAATATGGCTGCATATATTCATCCTGCTCATACCCAATAGTGGTAGGAGTCTTGTGCACTGGGCCAAacctcaaattatattacatgtaGGTTGCAGCTATAGTTGACATAAAATTTTTGATGGAGGATCTCAATGGATAAACAGGAGAATATAGAAGTACGATATACTAGTCTGATCATATGGAATTGAGAACTGGGACCATATTGGTGTCAATGGTGTATGTCTCACCAAGATTGAATTTCAGTAGTGAATATCATCAATGGCACACATGGAACTCTATGTATGTAAACACAAAAAATCATAATACTAATACCAAAACACAAACTTTGAGTTGGTGAGGGCCTACTCGCtgctctctttctttctccattAAGAACTGTTGCCTTGTTATGataatttttgtaatttatgTCTTATTTATCCATGGTTACTTCTAGGGTTGATTTGCAtgccatcattcttaaacttttaGCAAGAAAGGCTCTAGTCCTTTGTAAATTATAATATTCAATAGCTTGGTGAATGTAGGGTCTCCTTTCAAGCTCTATATATCTATAGTTGAGCGAATGCATCAGGCTCCATAGAGTGAAACATAAAAGTCCTGCAAAAGTTAAGCACAATCTTTGTATGAAATCAAGTGTTGATTACATGATGGAAGAAACTTTTTTTTAAAAGTAAATATGTAAGCAAGTGAGGGTAAGAAAAGGATTGCCCAGTGGGCTAGGCTCCCACCaatgtgtggtctcgggagggCCTTTATACACAACTTTTTCTCTATAAATTTCCAAGACCAAGATTTTGATAATCTAGGTTATTAAGGAGCGACATTACCATTATACCTAGGGTCACCTTCTATGTAAACATTTGAAGGTAatgatcaaaatttcatacatgaaATGAGTGAGTATATCTTTGAATCTAACTGTCAGAAATGATAAATCAATGAAATCTTGAATTAAATGGTGTAATACTAAAATAAGAAGTAAAGATAAAAttccaaaataaaaagaaaaaggagggaaGAAAATTGAGGGCCTTGGTGATTCCACAGACTTCTATTTCTgtaatcacttttttttttatttggatcaATTAGAACATGTAACAGAAAATGTGCCACATTACTAAAGATACATTTTCTATGTTCAAGTACCAAAAACTTTGAAGGGGGAGCATACTTCTTGATGTGAAAATACATTATAAATGCTAATTCTTGCAAAAATACATCATTAATAAAATTCAGcaaattttgaaatcaaataagatCTTTTATAATATTGCAGCTACATATATGGGGATAAGTCTTTCAATGTTCAAAAATAAACAAACACCACCCTCTTGTTTCCTAATATATTTGGTAGTGAGGTTCACACCCTACTACGTCTTTATTTATTACCTCCCAACTCCATCTACAGCATGACTCTTAGTACCAATTGTGAAGAATATgtaaaattcatttaaattttaataaggGAATTTCAACATAATCATAGGCTTCTTTTAGCAGTTCTTCAACTCTTGGCAGCAAGTAACATCCTTTTTGGCCTCATAATCACCCCCCTTTGCATATTCTCTTCATTCCCCCTGTGGCCCCTGACCACGGGCTTCCATGGTCATTGTGGCCAAGCTCTTTGCTACACATCCTTGAAATGGCCTTCCTTGCTACCCTATTTAATGCATCACCCATCAAAGCTGCCACCAACCTGTTCAAATGATCCTCCCAATAACCTGTCTCCATTTAATTCCATTCCCTCAATCACCTTCAAGCCTTAGGCTTGTGATAtctgttttttatttatttatattaaatttgtCTTTATGAATCTCGTTGTCAAGGGACTGCGATGCCTTGTTGCTTCATATGCTTCCCTGGTTGTTGGAATAAGCTTGATGTGTTAAattgggagggaggaggagagaacTGGTAGGGAGGAACTAAGGtagggagaaaggaagaagaaataataacaagggagaaaataaaagaaaaacgaCAGAGAAGAGTAAAGAAGCATGGAGGAAAAAGAGTTTGACAGACATAAAGCAGTTTATCCTATATAGAAAGggcatatatacaaatatttatttttgttttccttATCTTATAATGCATGGAGTGGAATACTGAGAGCTGTGTAATGATGAGCAGCAGTTTCACATCTACAACAGAATTTGAAGGGATGCAAACATTTTTTATTAGGGAAAAATTACTAGAGGGATGCAAACATTTCTTAATTGTACCTGTTTATGTACATACATCGAAagatataaattaaatatatatgagATATTAAAAAGCTACTTAATTCAAGTTAAGAAATAGGGATCTTGTATGATTTAGATCTAACAACTTTTCTGTTCATGAATGCTATATGCAACAAACATTTCTCCTTGCGTGGCCAGTAATCAACAAACATCTATACTACTTTTTCAATGGATCAGTCTTCATGTTGTGTATGGGGCAGTTTTGGTGCCTTGAGCTTTACTAAAATTATTTTATGAGGAGTCAATCTAGGTCTCAGATGACTAAAGATGTAAGCAACTCATATCATGCTTTAGGTCTGTTCAATTTGTTTTCCTTGGGAGTCAAAGTAATTGAACTTGACAACTTTCTTATTTTAGATAATGAGCCATGGGCCCAACCTTGTGTTTATACAAGACAGGTGCCTTTGTCTCTCTACAAAGGCCCTTTGTTATGGTCACTGAGTTTCTAAAACACTATAGCCACAAGGGTCCTATTTGAGGACATGTCTAGTAACCATTTTTgtaacatatttatattttcattttatgATTCTTTGACTTGAAGGTTTGGATCCTTCAATTCTTGTTCCTGGTGGTGTTTCATTACTGCACAAGCATAATCCCTT is from Musa acuminata AAA Group cultivar baxijiao chromosome BXJ1-6, Cavendish_Baxijiao_AAA, whole genome shotgun sequence and encodes:
- the LOC103989494 gene encoding protein TIC 22, chloroplastic, with amino-acid sequence MPNAHPTLPVSAVPMEPSSPLSNPNPFAAAASFLRHHLSRLGSDLSAGVDHGRRLVRAVASPPPFAATSVGALAPEPARAEGKRAFDLALSPEYVAKTLAGTAVYTVSNSNNEFVLISDPNNSLRSLGILCFRQEDAQTLLAQVRLRQPILGKGARVVPITLDQVYMLKVEGIAFRFLPDPLQIKNALALKSSDVSRGFDGVPVFQSDLLVVKKKNKRYCPIYFQKEDIERELLKVSKASRGSGFSQNIMVGSLEDVLKKMEMNDKNSGWDDLIFIPPGKSYTEHINKVSA